One Glycine max cultivar Williams 82 chromosome 6, Glycine_max_v4.0, whole genome shotgun sequence DNA segment encodes these proteins:
- the ADC gene encoding arginine decarboxylase, whose translation MPALACCVDAAAPPGYAFAGDISFPAPVALTGVPPATTDDSNNNRWSPSLSAALYNVDGWGGPYFAVNTAGNISVRPHGSDTLSHQEIDLLKIVKKASDPKSLGGLSLQLPLIARFPDVLKNRLESLQSAFDYAIQSGGYESHYQGVYPVKCNQDRFVVEDIVKFGSPFRFGLEAGSKPELLLAMSCLCKGNPDALLICNGFKDAEYISLALVANKLALNTVIVVEQEEEVDLIVELSKKLCIKPVIGLRAKLRTKHSGHFGGTSGEKGKFGLTTAQILRVVKNLDLAGMLDCLQLLHFHIGSQIPSTALLADGVGEAAQIYCELVRLGANMRVIDIGGGLGIDYDGSKSCDSDISVEYSLEDYAVAVVHAVQCVCDRRSVKHPVICSESGRAIVSHHSVLIFEAVGTSSTTGGGASPALSAQYLAEELSEDYRNLSELAFRGEYETCLVYTEEMKERCVEQFKQGTVCMEQLAAVEGLCELARKAVGAGESVRRYHVNLSVFTSVPDAWGIEQVFPIIPIHRLDEKPSVRGILSDLTCDSDGKIDKFINGESSLPLHEMEGGRTYYLGMFLGGAYEEALGGVHNLFGGPSVVRVSQSDGPHSFAVTRAVPGPSCGDVLRVMQHQPELMFETLKHRAQEYVSHDNAAALLAAGLARTFDRMPYLLSLSSFVADDVAAAVPAAQDLGEQWSY comes from the coding sequence ATGCCTGCCCTGGCTTGTTGCGTGGATGCTGCAGCACCTCCCGGCTATGCATTTGCCGGTGACATCTCTTTTCCGGCGCCGGTCGCCCTTACTGGCGTACCTCCGGCCACGACAGACGACAGCAACAACAACCGTTGGTCGCCGTCCCTCTCCGCTGCGCTCTACAACGTCGACGGCTGGGGCGGCCCCTACTTTGCCGTCAACACCGCCGGGAACATCTCCGTGCGCCCACACGGTTCCGACACGCTGTCGCACCAGGAGATCGATTTGCTGAAGATTGTGAAGAAGGCCTCCGATCCCAAATCTCTTGGGGGTCTCAGCCTCCAGCTTCCTCTCATTGCCCGCTTCCCTGACGTTCTGAAGAACCGGTTGGAGTCCCTCCAGTCGGCGTTCGATTATGCAATCCAATCTGGAGGGTACGAGTCTCATTACCAAGGAGTTTACCCCGTCAAATGCAACCAGGACCGGTTCGTGGTGGAGGATATCGTGAAATTCGGTTCACCCTTCCGGTTCGGTCTGGAGGCCGGGTCTAAGCCGGAACTCCTTCTGGCCATGAGCTGTCTTTGCAAAGGCAACCCCGACGCGCTTTTGATTTGCAACGGCTTCAAGGACGCGGAGTACATTTCTCTTGCCCTGGTTGCCAACAAACTTGCCCTCAACACCGTGATTGTTGTGGAGCAGGAGGAGGAGGTTGATTTGATCGTTGAATTGAGCAAGAAGCTCTGTATTAAGCCCGTGATTGGGCTTCGTGCGAAGCTTCGGACCAAGCATTCCGGCCATTTCGGTGGGACTTCAGGAGAGAAGGGGAAGTTTGGGCTGACCACCGCTCAGATTCTTAGGGTTGTGAAGAACCTGGACCTCGCGGGCATGCTGGATTGCCTGCAACTGCTGCATTTTCATATTGGTTCTCAGATTCCCTCAACAGCGTTGCTTGCTGATGGTGTGGGAGAGGCTGCGCAGATCTACTGCGAGTTGGTTCGGCTCGGGGCGAACATGCGAGTCATCGATATTGGAGGTGGACTGGGCATAGATTACGACGGTTCCAAATCGTGTGACTCTGATATTTCCGTTGAGTACAGTCTCGAGGATTATGCAGTCGCGGTTGTTCACGCGGTTCAGTGTGTGTGCGACCGAAGGTCCGTGAAACACCCAGTTATCTGCAGCGAGAGTGGGAGAGCCATCGTGTCTCATCATTCGGTCTTGATTTTCGAGGCGGTTGGCACCAGCAGCACCACCGGGGGAGGAGCTTCCCCTGCATTGTCCGCTCAATATCTGGCGGAGGAGCTGTCGGAGGATTACCGCAATCTGTCGGAGCTGGCTTTTAGAGGGGAATATGAAACGTGTCTGGTGTACACGGAGGAGATGAAGGAGCGATGCGTGGAACAGTTCAAGCAGGGGACGGTGTGTATGGAACAGCTGGCAGCGGTGGAAGGATTGTGCGAGTTGGCGAGGAAGGCGGTTGGGGCGGGGGAATCGGTTCGGAGATATCACGTGAACCTGTCTGTTTTCACGTCCGTTCCAGACGCGTGGGGAATTGAACAGGTGTTTCCCATTATCCCAATTCACCGTTTGGACGAAAAGCCTTCGGTGAGGGGTATTCTCTCGGACTTGACTTGTGACAGCGACGGGAAGATTGACAAGTTCATCAACGGAGAGTCCAGCCTGCCGCTTCATGAGATGGAAGGAGGAAGAACTTACTATCTGGGAATGTTTTTGGGTGGGGCTTACGAGGAGGCGCTCGGTGGAGTCCACAACTTGTTCGGCGGCCCCAGCGTGGTCAGGGTGTCGCAGAGCGATGGCCCTCACAGCTTTGCGGTCACGCGTGCCGTGCCGGGGCCATCCTGTGGAGATGTTCTTCGAGTGATGCAGCACCAGCCCGAGCTCATGTTCGAGACACTCAAGCACCGCGCGCAGGAGTATGTCAGCCACGACAACGCAGCAGCGCTTCTGGCTGCTGGCCTTGCTCGCACCTTTGACAGAATGCCTTATCTGCTGTCTCTGTCTTCCTTTGTGGCTGACGATGTTGCCGCTGCTGTTCCTGCTGCTCAAGATCTGGGGGAGCAGTGGTCTTATTAA
- the LOC102669664 gene encoding 30S ribosomal protein S31: MAVNGASVMLRCSVAARLFMTADRVAPAVPQVCGRGDKKTKKGKRFKGSYGNARPKKEKMIERIKDKVEVPRSTPWPLPFKLI; this comes from the coding sequence ATGGCTGTGAATGGTGCGAGCGTGATGCTGCGGTGCAGCGTGGCTGCGAGGTTGTTCATGACGGCGGACAGGGTGGCGCCGGCGGTGCCTCAGGTGTGTGGGCGCGGGGACAAGAAGACGAAGAAAGGAAAGAGGTTCAAGGGATCGTACGGTAACGCTAGGCCGAAGAAAGAGAAGATGATAGAGCGCATCAAGGACAAGGTCGAAGTTCCCAGGTCCACTCCTTGGCCTCTCCCTTTCAAGCTCATCTGA